GGTGTTGGGCCTCTTGGTTTGCGCCCGCGTGCGGCTGGCCTTGCCCTGGGGATTGGCGGTGGTGGGGCTGTTCGCCTTGTTCCACGGCATCGCCCACGGCAGCGAACTGCCGGCGGCCAAGGCCATGGCCGTGCTGTGCGGCATGGCGCTGGGCACCATGATTCTGCACATCGCCGGCATGGGCATCGGCGCTTTCTTCAAGAACCGCAGCGCTTGGTATCCGCGCGTGCTGGGCGGCGGCATCGCCTTGCTGGGGGCCGGCTATCTGGCGGGAGTGCTGTAAGCATCTCCTGACGCTGCGATGTCCGCGCCTATACTGGAACATCAGCGGCGGGAGCGGACATGCGCAAGATACTCTGGCTGGCGTTGAGCTTGGTGCTGGCGCAAGCGTATGCCGATGGCGAAAAAAAGATGGTGTTTGTCAGCCAGCCTTTTCCGCCCTTCGTCATTGAAGGGGCGGATGGCCGGGTGAGCGGCGCGCTGGTCGATATCCTGCATGAAGTCTGCCGTCGGCTGAGCTGGCGCTGCGATATGCAGATGATGGTGTGGAAGCGGGCCTTGCTGATGATGGAGCAAGGCAGCGCCGACGGCATGTTGCTGGCGCAGAACGTGCCGGAACGGCGGGCCGTCATGGCGCTCAGCCGGCCGGTGGTGGCAAGCGGCTATGCCTTGTATGGCTTGGCGGACAACGCCCAGCCGTATCATGGTCCGGCGGATTTGAGCGGCAGAACCCTGGCCGTGTATGGCCCTTCCTTGTCGCAAACCAATTGCGAGCGGCTGGCGCAAGGGGTTCCCGGCGTCACCGTAGTGGTGGAGCGCGACTCCGAAACAGTGATGCGCAAACTCTCCGCCGGCCGTTACGGCCGGAACGCCTTGGCGTTTTCCAATCAAGACGTCGCGCGCGCCATCATCCAGGCCGAGCGTCTGCCTGGCCTGCGGCTTGTCGCCCAGGTTGTGCCCCTGACCTACCACTTCGGCTTGTCGCGCAAACGTTTGCAGCCCGGCATGGCGGAGGCGATGGAGAAGACGCTGCAAGCCATGTGCGCCGATCACAGTTTGCAGCGGCTGGCCGCGCCTTATGGCGTGACGCCCGCCGAATGCGGCAAGGATGCGTCAAAGCGGTTATCATGATTCCATTCCGGCCGCAGCGGCGGCGCAGCGCAGAACAAGCATAACCATGTCGCAACACACATTCTCTCCGGACGAGAACGTCCATTGCAGCCCCAAGGGCTGGTATCAGATGGCCAGCGAAAAGCCCGGCTTCATCCATGACGAGGCCCAGGCTGCCGCCATCGAGCAACTGGATAGGCTGTGGAATCAG
The Chromobacterium sp. IIBBL 290-4 DNA segment above includes these coding regions:
- a CDS encoding ABC transporter substrate-binding protein; translation: MRKILWLALSLVLAQAYADGEKKMVFVSQPFPPFVIEGADGRVSGALVDILHEVCRRLSWRCDMQMMVWKRALLMMEQGSADGMLLAQNVPERRAVMALSRPVVASGYALYGLADNAQPYHGPADLSGRTLAVYGPSLSQTNCERLAQGVPGVTVVVERDSETVMRKLSAGRYGRNALAFSNQDVARAIIQAERLPGLRLVAQVVPLTYHFGLSRKRLQPGMAEAMEKTLQAMCADHSLQRLAAPYGVTPAECGKDASKRLS